Proteins encoded in a region of the Populus nigra chromosome 3, ddPopNigr1.1, whole genome shotgun sequence genome:
- the LOC133690103 gene encoding signal recognition particle subunit SRP54, chloroplastic-like, producing MEAVQFSTVASRHFSTPSFARNNKSFSYYSSCSRNSARSSCSSWTGSSNNVTSLSSRNSFTREIWRWVNCKSVVTLGREMGGGVIKAEMFGQLTSGLESAWNKLKGEEVLTKENIAEPMRDIRRALLEADVSLPVVRRFVQSVGDQAVGVGLIRGVKPDQQFVKIVRDELVKLMGGEVSELVFAKSGPTVILLAGLQGVGKTTICAKLANYLKKQGKSCMLVAGDVYRPAAIDQLVILGEQVGVSVYTEGTDVKPPEIARKGLAEAKKKNIDVVIVDTAGRLQIDKAMMDELKDVKRVLNPTEVLLVVDAMTGQEAAALVTTFNLEIGITGAILTKLDGDSRGGAALSVKEISGKPIKLVGRGERMEDLEPFYPDRMAGRILGMGDVLSFVEKAQEVMQQEDAEDLQKKIMSANFDFNDFLKQTRAVAKMGSMTRVLGMIPGMAKVTPAQIREAEKSLKIMEGMIEAMTPEEREKPELLAESPQRRKRIAQASGKTEQQVSQLVAQLFQMRVRMKNLMGAMDGGSIPSLSNLEDALKTEQKASPGAARRRRKSESRRRFVDSVSSRPSPRGFGSSN from the exons ATGGAGGCTGTACAGTTCTCGACCGTTGCCTCCCGCCATTTCTCTACACCCTCTTTTGCGAGAAACAACAAGAGTTTCTCTTACTATTCAAGTTGTTCAAGAAATTCAGCTAGATCTTCTTGTTCTTCGTGGACTGGCTCAAGCAATAATGTCACTTCGCTTTCTTCAAGAAATTCTTTCACT AGAGAGATATGGAGGTGGGTGAATTGTAAGAGTGTTGTTACTTTGGGAAGAGAAATGGGGGGTGGCGTGATCAAAGCAGAGATGTTTGGTCAGTTAACTAGTGGCCTTGAATCCGCTTGGAACAAGCTCAAAGGAGAAG AGGTTTTGACTAAGGAGAATATTGCGGAGCCAATGAGGGATATAAGAAGAGCTCTACTGGAAGCAGAT GTAAGCCTTCCTGTGGTTCGAAGGTTTGTGCAATCAGTCGGTGACCAAGCTGTTGGTGTTGGCCTCATAAGAGGAGTGAAACCTGATCAGCAATTTGTCAAG ATTGTGCGTGATGAGCTTGTGAAATTGATGGGTGGAGAGGTATCTGAATTGGTCTTTGCAAAATCTGGTCCCACTGTAATATTACTGGCCGGCCTACAAGGTGTTGGGAAGACAACTATTTGTGCAAAGTTAGCTAATTATCTTAAGAAACAG GGGAAGTCTTGCATGCTTGTTGCAGGAGATGTGTACAGACCTGCTGCCATTGATCAACTTGTTATTTTGGGTGAACAG GTAGGCGTGTCTGTTTATACTGAAGGAACCGATGTTAAACCTCCAGAAATAGCTAGGAAAGGTTTAGCGGAAGCCAAAAAGAAGAACATAGACGTGGTCATAGTAGACACTGCAGGAAGGCTTCAG ATAGACAAAGCGATGATGGATGAGCTGAAAGATGTTAAAAGGGTATTGAATCCAACGGAAGTTTTGCTTGTTGTGGATGCAATGACTGGGCAAGAAGCTGCGG CCTTGGTAACAACGTTCAATCTGGAAATTGGAATTACGGGTGCCATTTTGACCAAACTAGATGGGGATTCTAGAGGTGGTGCAGCTCTGAGTGTTAAAGAG ATATCAGGAAAGCCAATCAAGCTTGTAGGACGCGGAGAGCGAATGGAGGATCTTGAACCTTTCTACCCAGATCGAATGGCTGGACGCATCTTAGGAATGGGAGATGTTCTGTCCTTTGTTGAGAAGGCTCAAGAAGTT ATGCAACAAGAAGATGCTGAAGATTTGCAGAAGAAGATTATGAGTGCCAATTTTGACTTCAATGATTTCCTAAAGCAAACTCGTGCTGTTGCTAAGATGGGTTCCATGACTCGTGTCCTAGGGATGATCCCAGGAATGGCAAAG GTTACTCCTGCACAAATTCGAGAAGCCGAGAAGAGTTTAAAGATAATGGAAGGAATGATTGAAGCGATGACTCCTG aggagagagagaaaccaGAATTGTTAGCAGAATCTCCTCAAAGGAGGAAAAGAATTGCTCAGGCTTCTGGAAAAACAGAGCAGCAG GTGAGCCAACTGGTTGCTCAACTCTTTCAAATGCGTGTTCGTATGAAGAACCTAATGGGTGCAATGGATGGCGGATCTATTCCTTCTCTGAGCAATCTTGAGGATGCACTAAAAACCGAACAGAAG GCTTCTCCTGGTGCtgcaaggaggaggagaaaatctgAATCAAGGAGGCGATTTGTTGACTCGGTATCATCAAGGCCAAGTCCTCGTGGTTTTGGATCAAGTAATTAG
- the LOC133687909 gene encoding putative pentatricopeptide repeat-containing protein At3g11460, mitochondrial — protein sequence MTMKTKLYHHLQSTTTKNPQWNTLLREAANKSLFTKALSLYLHMLRSGASPNAFTFPFAIKSCAALSLPITGKQLHCHVFKTGCLLEPFVQTSLISMYGKCSLIDNARKLFDENPQSRKLTVCYNSLLSGYALNSRVKDVVVLFCEMRELGVEINGVTMLGLVQPCGIPGNLGLGMCVHGFCVKFGLDMDASVGNCLLTMYVKSGEIDCGRKLFDEMPRKGLITWNAMINGYAQNGLANNVLELYKEMESKGFCPDPLTLVGVLSSCAHLGALSVGKEVERKMEGFGFSSNPFLNNALINMYARCGNLKKARDIFDGMPVKSVVSWTAIIGGYGMHGQGEVAVELFDEMIRGGIKPDGTAFVSVLSACSHAGLTNKGLDYFGVMERKYGLRPGAEHYSCMVDLLGRAGRLNEARELIESMHVRADGALWGALLGACKIHRNVELAELAFEQVIELEPTNTGYYVLLSNVYTEAGNLEGILRVRMLMRKRKLKKDPGCSYVEFQGRVHLFFAGDRNHPQTNEIYKKLNELENLVKDLDGCKKNDHERREEYLNSMGVHSEKLAVAFALLNTRKETEIIIIKNLRICGDCHLFIKLVSKIVDRQFVVRDATRFHHFKNEFCSCKEYW from the coding sequence ATGACTATGAAGACCAAATTATATCACCATCTCCAATCAACCACAACAAAGAACCCACAATGGAACACCCTTTTAAGAGAAGCAGCAAACAAATCCCTTTTCACCAAAGCTCTCTCTCTATACCTCCACATGCTCCGCTCTGGGGCATCGCCAAACGCCTTCACTTTCCCATTCGCTATCAAATCCTGTGCCGCGCTTTCTCTCCCTATCACGGGAAAACAGCTCCATTGTCACGTCTTTAAAACCGGGTGCTTATTAGAACCTTTTGTACAAACCTCTTTGATTTCTATGTACGGCAAGTGCAGCTTGATCGATAATGCACGCaaattgtttgatgaaaatCCTCAATCGAGAAAATTAACCGTTTGTTACAATTCTTTGTTATCTGGTTATGCATTGAATTCTAGAGTTAAAGATGTGGTCGTGTTGTTTTGTGAAATGAGGGAATTGGGCGTGGAAATTAATGGGGTTACGATGTTGGGTTTGGTTCAGCCTTGTGGGATCCCGGGGAATTTGGGATTGGGGATGTGTGTTCATGGTTTTTGTGTGAAGTTTGGTTTGGATATGGATGCATCTGTTGGGAATTGTTTGCTTACAATGTATGTGAAAAGTGGGGAAATTGATTGTGGAAGGAAGCTGTTTGACGAGATGCCGCGGAAAGGGTTGATCACTTGGAATGCAATGATTAACGGGTATGCTCAAAACGGGCTTGCTAATAATGTTTTGGAACTTTATAAGGAGATGGAATCGAAAGGGTTTTGTCCTGACCCTTTAACACTTGTTGGGGTTCTTTCTTCTTGTGCTCATCTTGGTGCACTTAGTGTTGGTAAGGAGGTAGAGAGGAAAATggagggttttgggtttagctCGAATCCCTTTTTGAATAATGCTCTGATTAATATGTATGCGAGATGTGGTAATTTGAAAAAGGCTAGGGATATATTTGACGGCATGCCAGTGAAAAGTGTAGTTTCATGGACGGCAATCATAGGTGGGTATGGAATGCATGGACAGGGTGAGGTTGCGGTGGAGCTTTTTGATGAGATGATTAGGGGTGGAATTAAACCTGATGGCACAGCTTTTGTAAGTGTTCTGTCTGCATGTAGTCACGCAGGATTGACTAACAAAGGGTTGGATTATTTTGGTGTCATGGAGAGGAAGTACGGGTTGCGGCCTGGTGCAGAGCATTACTCTTGTATGGTGGATCTTTTAGGACGCGCAGGTCGGCTCAATGAGGCCCGGGAGCTTATTGAGTCTATGCATGTGAGAGCTGATGGTGCATTATGGGGGGCCCTTTTGGGTGCTTGTAAAATCCACAGAAATGTAGAGTTAGCAGAGTTGGCTTTTGAGCAGGTAATTGAGCTTGAACCTACAAATACTGGCTACTATGTTTTGTTATCTAATGTATATACTGAGGCAGGGAATTTGGAGGGGATACTGAGAGTTCGGATGTTGATGAGGAAGCGGAAGCTCAAAAAGGATCCAGGGTGTAGTTATGTAGAATTTCAAGGGAGAGTTCACCTTTTCTTTGCTGGAGATAGAAATCATCCTCAAACAAATGAAATATACAAAAAGTTGAATGAGTTAGAAAATTTGGTGAAGGACCTTGATGGATGTAAGAAGAATGAtcatgagagaagagaagaatatCTTAATAGTATGGGTGTGCATAGCGAAAAGTTGGCTGTTGCATTTGCACTCTTAAACACCAGGAAAGAAACAGAgatcattataataaaaaatcttaggaTATGCGGAGATTGTCACTTGTTCATAAAATTGGTTAGCAAGATTGTGGATCGTCAATTTGTTGTCAGAGATGCAACCCGCTTTCACCATTTCAAGAATGAATTCTGTTCTTGCAAAGAGTACTGGTAA
- the LOC133687910 gene encoding uncharacterized protein LOC133687910 isoform X2 — protein sequence MFSFMQKMLRFQRSFSVSPFPTLPLQLPSPMETHLWFVVPDEFKSVSLLNQYMELLSPCEKENVLSMRGEQLQKSALLARTLVRTTIARYQINNRVVDPRSLKFKRNVHGKPELEWESDGGQCPSPLHFNISHTSSLIACGVTVNSPIGIDIEEKQRKIKNNILAFARRYFSLHEVEHLSAISDSEVQRQEFVKLWTLKEAYVKALGRGFSAAPFKTFTIRIKNAFRRGFDHADDIESGASEVVVESSDHPERLTNNWQFGLFELTSSHYAAVCMEKDKTSDAGMSAPMRLTVRKTIPFVEDECISGTDAVVPIAGLIEQF from the exons ATGTTCTCTTTTATGCAAAAGATGCTTAGATTTCAAAGGAGTTTCTCTGTTTCCCCCTTCCCTACACTTCCCTTACAGCTGCCATCTCCAAT ggAAACCCATCTTTGGTTTGTTGTGCCTGATGAATTCAAGAGCGTGTCTCTTTTGAATCAATACATGGAACTTCTATCTCCATGTGagaaagaaaatgttttgaGTATGCGTGGAGAGCAGCTCCAGAAAAGTGCCTTGCTTGCTCGTACTTTGGTTCGCACTACTATTGCAAGAT ATCAGATAAATAATCGTGTTGTTGATCCAAGATCTTTGAAGTTCAAGAGGAATGTTCATGGAAAGCCTGAG CTAGAGTGGGAAAGTGATGGTGGTCAGTGTCCTTCACCATTACACTTTAATATCTCACATACTTCGTCCTTGATAGCTTGTGGAGTGACTGTGAATTCACCG ATTGGAATTGATATAGAAGAGAAGCAACGgaagattaaaaacaatatcctaGCTTTTGCACGGCGTTACTTCTCTCTCCATGAAGTGGAACATTTAAGTGCTATTTCAGACTCTGAAGTTCAGCGCCAGGAATTTGTAAAGTTGTGGACTCTCAAG GAGGCATATGTGAAAGCTTTGGGAAGAGGCTTCTCTGCTGCACCTTTCAAGACTTTCACCATTCGCATAAAGAATGCCTTTAGGAGGGGCTTTGATCATGCTGATGATATAGAATCTGGG GCATCTGAAGTAGTTGTTGAATCTTCTGATCACCCTGAGAGGCTCACAAACAACTGGCAATTTGGACTCTTTGAACTGACCAGTTCTCATTATGCTGCCGTTTGCAtggaaaaagataaaacaagtGATGCTGGGATGAGTGCTCCAATGAGATTGACTGTACGGAAAACCATCCCATTCGTTGAAGATGAGTGCATTTCTGGAACTGATGCAGTTGTACCTATTGCAGGCTTGATCGAGCAATTTTGA
- the LOC133687910 gene encoding uncharacterized protein LOC133687910 isoform X1, which produces MFSFMQKMLRFQRSFSVSPFPTLPLQLPSPMETHLWFVVPDEFKSVSLLNQYMELLSPCEKENVLSMRGEQLQKSALLARTLVRTTIARYQINNRVVDPRSLKFKRNVHGKPEVSFHLLIQKEWESDGGQCPSPLHFNISHTSSLIACGVTVNSPIGIDIEEKQRKIKNNILAFARRYFSLHEVEHLSAISDSEVQRQEFVKLWTLKEAYVKALGRGFSAAPFKTFTIRIKNAFRRGFDHADDIESGASEVVVESSDHPERLTNNWQFGLFELTSSHYAAVCMEKDKTSDAGMSAPMRLTVRKTIPFVEDECISGTDAVVPIAGLIEQF; this is translated from the exons ATGTTCTCTTTTATGCAAAAGATGCTTAGATTTCAAAGGAGTTTCTCTGTTTCCCCCTTCCCTACACTTCCCTTACAGCTGCCATCTCCAAT ggAAACCCATCTTTGGTTTGTTGTGCCTGATGAATTCAAGAGCGTGTCTCTTTTGAATCAATACATGGAACTTCTATCTCCATGTGagaaagaaaatgttttgaGTATGCGTGGAGAGCAGCTCCAGAAAAGTGCCTTGCTTGCTCGTACTTTGGTTCGCACTACTATTGCAAGAT ATCAGATAAATAATCGTGTTGTTGATCCAAGATCTTTGAAGTTCAAGAGGAATGTTCATGGAAAGCCTGAGGTTAGTTTTCATTTGTTAATTCAGAAAG AGTGGGAAAGTGATGGTGGTCAGTGTCCTTCACCATTACACTTTAATATCTCACATACTTCGTCCTTGATAGCTTGTGGAGTGACTGTGAATTCACCG ATTGGAATTGATATAGAAGAGAAGCAACGgaagattaaaaacaatatcctaGCTTTTGCACGGCGTTACTTCTCTCTCCATGAAGTGGAACATTTAAGTGCTATTTCAGACTCTGAAGTTCAGCGCCAGGAATTTGTAAAGTTGTGGACTCTCAAG GAGGCATATGTGAAAGCTTTGGGAAGAGGCTTCTCTGCTGCACCTTTCAAGACTTTCACCATTCGCATAAAGAATGCCTTTAGGAGGGGCTTTGATCATGCTGATGATATAGAATCTGGG GCATCTGAAGTAGTTGTTGAATCTTCTGATCACCCTGAGAGGCTCACAAACAACTGGCAATTTGGACTCTTTGAACTGACCAGTTCTCATTATGCTGCCGTTTGCAtggaaaaagataaaacaagtGATGCTGGGATGAGTGCTCCAATGAGATTGACTGTACGGAAAACCATCCCATTCGTTGAAGATGAGTGCATTTCTGGAACTGATGCAGTTGTACCTATTGCAGGCTTGATCGAGCAATTTTGA
- the LOC133689639 gene encoding rho GTPase-activating protein 5-like → MTEVLQSSPPHHFPSPSSSTSTPCVVSTNDVDIPHQHQQQQHHTHNRPHEILDQEEGSKEREREGDQVSIVELLLAAFRRSIVGCSVTASTGSKGLCKMEIGVPTNVRHVAHVTFDRFNGFLGLPVEFEPEVPRRAPSASATVFGVSTESMQLSYDSRGNSVPTILMMMQRQLYAQGGLQAEGIFRITAGNSQEEYVRDQLNGGVIPDGIDVHCLAGLIKAWFRELPTSVLDSLSPEQVMQCQSEEECARLAGLLPPTEAALLDWAVNLMADVAQMEHLNKMNARNVAMVFAPNMTQMSDPLTALMYAVQVMNFLKNLIIRTLRERDESVIDSVPVSRLEPTDGNGNQSASQPSCEEDEDATEENEWEKAFVAEEPAFESPSQPSQDDSSTMDGSQPSQDDSSTIDGSAGFLSSIENIPGGRWSLVDNCPCEVVSQVNALKNEHHEGGHTYKTGGVQTRSCKSKTGQSSNSTLKRGSKKVKEQLIVRAAGPVEKGEGTGIVGHINPKTELFEAWR, encoded by the exons atgacTGAAGTACTCCAATCATCTCCTCCTCATCACTTCCCTTCTCCTTCAAGCTCCACTTCTACACCGTGTGTTGTCAGTACCAATGATGTTGATATCCCACACCAACACCAACAACAGCAACACCACACGCATAATAGACCCCATGAAATATTAGACCAAGAAGAAGGGAGCAAAGAAAGGGAGAGAGAAGGCGATCAAGTGTCAATTGTGGAACTTTTGTTGGCTGCTTTTAGGAGGTCTATTGTTGGGTGTAGTGTGACTGCTAGCACTGGGAGTAAAGGGCTTTGTAAAATGGAGATTGGGGTGCCAACTAATGTTAGGCATGTTGCTCATGTAACTTTTGATAGGTTTAATGGGTTTCTTGGTTTGCCCGTTGAGTTTGAACCTGAGGTTCCCAGGAGAGCGCCTAGTGCCAG TGCAACTGTTTTTGGGGTTTCGACAGAGTCCATGCAGCTGTCATATGACTCTAGAGGGAATAGTGTGCCTACAATACTCATGATGATGCAGAGACAGTTGTATGCCCAAGGAGGTTTGCAG GCAGAAGGGATTTTCAGAATTACTGCAGGTAACAGCCAGGAGGAGTATGTCAGGGACCAATTAAACGGGGGAGTGATCCCAGATGGCATAGACGTGCACTGCTTGGCAGGCCTTATAAAG GCTTGGTTTAGAGAACTTCCAACCAGTGTCCTGGACTCTCTTTCACCAGAGCAGGTAATGCAATGTCAGTCTGAAGAGGAATGTGCTCGGCTTGCAGGGCTCCTTCCCCCAACAGAAGCTGCTTTACTTGATTGGGCAGTAAACCTAATGGCTGATGTTGCGCAAATGGAACATCTGAACAAGATGAATGCACGCAATGTTGCTATGGTGTTTGCACCAAACATGACTCAA ATGTCTGATCCTTTAACAGCTCTAATGTATGCTGTTCAAGTGATGAATTTTCTCAAGAATCTAATCATTAGGACGCTTAGAGAAAGAGATGAATCTGTGATTGATTCAGTTCCTGTTTCCCGCCTTGAGCCTACCGATGGAAATGGGAACCAGAGCGCTTCTCAACCATCTTGTGAGGAGGATGAAGATGCCACCGAGGAAAATGAATGGGAGAAAGCATTTGTTGCTGAAGAGCCTGCTTTTGAGAGCCCTTCTCAACCTAGTCAAGATGATTCTAGTACCATGGATGGCTCTCAACCTAGTCAAGATGATTCTAGTACCATAGATGGGTCTGCTGGTTTCTTAAGTTCTATCGAGAACATTCCTGGAGGAAGGTGGTCTCTGGTTGATAACTGTCCTTGTGAAGTTGTATCTCAAGTGAATGCCTTGAAAAATGAACACCATGAGGGTGGCCATACATATAAAACTGGAGGGGTCCAAACCAGAAGTTGCAAGAGCAAAACTGGTCAATCGAGTAATTCAACTCTCAAAAGAGGGTCCAAAAAGGTGAAGGAGCAGCTAATAGTTAGAGCAGCTGGACCTGTAGAGAAGGGTGAGGGAACTGGTATCGTAGGCCACATAAATCCAAAGACGGAACTGTTTGAAGCTTGGCGCTGA
- the LOC133688854 gene encoding probable small nuclear ribonucleoprotein G, translating into MSRSGQPPDLKKYMDKKLQIKLNANRMVVGTLRGFDQFMNLVVDNTVEVNGDEKTDIGMVVLRGNSVVTVEALEPVNRAQ; encoded by the exons ATGAGCCGATCGGGTCAGCCACCAGATCTCAAGaa GTATATGGACAAGAAGCTTCAAA TCAAGCTGAATGCAAATAGGATGGTGGTTGGAACACTTCGTGGGTTTGACCAGTTCATGAATTTAGTTGTTGACAACACTGTGGAGGTGAATGGTGATGAGAAAACTGATATAGGCATGGTG GTGCTCAGAGGCAATAGTGTTGTCACAGTTGAAGCATTGGAACCTGTCAACAGAGCACAGTGA